The nucleotide sequence tttaattatggttttatatgttttaatCATGGTTTTGGATAAATGGATTTCATGAGAATGGTTATTaataattagaattggttttcgAAATATTCTGCCccaaatatgtttgataaaattcttgtaACAGTGTTTTCACTATGTTATTGGATATCAatgaaacttatgcatggtttaagctTGGTAATAAGACCCTAAATGGTTTTGAAATGGTTTAAAGGATTGATTTGGCTGAATAAACCTATTTATCgagtacataggaatcccctaagtaaattGGATAATATAAtttatgggtacataggaatcccttgatCACTAAAAGGTTTGtctaaggataatacttgcaagtcatagtcagtatgacgataccactatctaatagccttggttaataaatggtcaatggtttggttttttggtaatggttttaattaggcaataatggcaggcgtgtgatagctaactgtgaaggtatgagtccaaaggataaacactggaaactcatgtttaccaacATGAAGAATGGCCTTGGTGTCCATATATTTaaggggtacatgggaataccctaacacatgtatatatgtatcatatagAGTGACGGGTACACagaaatcccctactcttatgataTCTTCGATTCTTATGGTTACATGCATCAGGGCTCGATCAGGGGGTTACATTGGACCCacatagcccgtgggtagtttatGACGGTTAAACTTCGTAtgcccaggttaatgatttcaaatgcatgctaaacccgattctctATCCctgcatagttatatatatttgtatggttgtatgcattatggatgattttacttagttttataaatgaaagtattttatccttatcctgagttcatgctagagttcaGCTGCTAACTCATCTTTGggcagttgtatacccatgctaggcaggaaccgaccattctactccccCTACTTAGCATTCGGATACTCCGGTCAGCCGTTGGATTGAAATGGTAAGCTTCCATTTTTTTAAAAGGCTCTacttcatggatgttatttcatactttggattactcatggaatttggttttggctatggttgggggtatgtcccaaccagattttattacttttttggttagaagctttgtggtactgctataggttagtatgggtgggatcgatatTATTGTCGATCTTAGTATTTGTATTAGTATTGGGACTGACACCGGTTGATGGGATTATTGGTTGGTTGgtcgtatttcattttgggattaattatattatatcttAGAAACCATTTGGTTGTGGTTTAGTTTATGGCCTTTGATTTTGTATTGGTTAGCTTGGTTGGTTTGGTCAGCATAGTTTGGCAGATGAGATAGCTTAGTTGGGTCAGTCTAGGAATAGACTTACCACAAAGTTAGTCCCTTTCTGActatgctatcttgttatgtatctgaaattcatccaacttatggCAGgtagctggaggttgggttgggtaataggggtagTCTCCTTTCCcagtcggacttgggatgcccattacgataagtcCTCAGTTAGGTCATGTCAAGatagtatcagagctttaggttcatgaccaattgggagtccataaaaccttgtctagtagagtctattttagggGTTTTGTAGCATGCTACACTCATAAGAGATAGGCTACGggccatttaggaatgttttacttttttggtattctatttttaagcttagaATCTATGTCCTGGAATCTCTTCTAATCctttttttgttcatattttagattatgaCTCGTAGATCTAGAATACAAGAAAACTCTTTAATCCCAtttggggacaatgttgatggggtacgtcctacgtcaggagttcatctttgatctcaagGTCCAGTCCCTGATTGTTCTGGGAATCCtccagttgctactagtcctcctcagggtgaggtgactaatgcaaaattttgCCAATATATTCATGTCATTGCTCAGTTGGTTGTTGCTCAGGATGCGCAGGATATGTCTGGTGGATTAACTACTGAGgacataagggttggccaatttatgaagctGAATCTTCCTAGTTTTATTGGTGTataggtagaggaggatcctcaggttttcttggatgaaatggagcaAATATTCAGGGTAATCCAAgctactaatgtggaaggtgtaaactttACAGCTTAACATCTCAAAGATGTtatgtaccaatggtatgaggagtgggatagggatagaagTGATGTGGAAGAGTCATCCTTATGGGAGCCTTTTCTAGCGCTTTTTTGGATTATTTCTTTTCTCAATAGCTGAGAGAAGTGAAGATAGAGGAATTTGTCAATCTTAAGAAAGGGAGAATATCtgttaaggaatatgccttgaagttccattaGCTGTCAAGGtctgctcctaatttggtggctgacatgagagccaaataagaaagttcacttctattctatcttgggatttgatcttggaaagcaagACTTTTTTtatgatcaaggatatggatatttctaggttaatTGTCTATATGCAGCAAGTGGAAAATGAGAAGAGGGAACAGGCGAAGTTCAGAAATAGGCAGGTAAGAGGAACAGGTTTTATGACCAAGGAGGTGCACTGTCGTAAGCTGGTCAGGATGGAGGCAAATGGTAGAAAAACATGTaagggagttttggttccttctctacttctAGTGCGCCTTACCCGAAGTAGTCGGGTGATAGACGTCAGCAAGGTGGTGATAAGTTCttggcatagggtgcccaatctcaagtgAGTGGGGATCAGTCGGTTTCCTTATGCCCTTCTTGTTGGTTCTGTGGTCTTCCTCATTGTGGTTATTTTGATAAAGAAAGGGACAGGTGTTTCAAGTATGGCCAACTAGGCCATCTACTCAGGAATTGCCTGgctaataaggttgctatgggagaaaataaggttttggttgctTTATCTGCTGCTCTTGCACCTAGTGGTGTTGCGTCTGCATCTATTACTACTCCTTGTTCTAATGTTGGCCTGAAAAGGTTGTATGCTCTTGCGTATCGACAGGAATCTGAAGCATCTCATaatatcattactggtacattacaactttttTCTCGTGACATGTTTTTtctgcttgatccagggtctactctttcctatgtgaACTTATTTggggctatatgtatttttttatctggaaattattttggatcttttttctgtttctaccttggtaggtgactcagttatttctaaaagagtctTAGGGGTGTATGGCATCTATTGGTGGTTgacagactttggtggatttgtttatgctggatatggttgattttaatgttagtttagggatggattggataCATTCTTTTTACGtgtccttagattgttggacctgcaaggttgtctttaggttccctggtcaACCAGTTACAGAGTGGGGGAGTGGTCCTCTAGCTCCTAGGGAAAGGTTTATTTTTTACTTAGAACTCGGaggttaatatcaaaagggtgtctttatcatttggttcaggctaaagattctaactcagaaagtCCTTCTTGACTGTTagtccagtggttaatgagtttctaaagGTTTTTTCGGATGATCTTACTGGTGTTCCtccgaatagggaaatagattttggcaaTTATTTTCTTCCAAACACTCGttccatatctattcctccttataaaatggctccggctgagttgagaaaactcaagaagCATCTTAAAGATCTTcaggataaggggtttattcatcctagtgtatttCTGTGGGGTACACCGATGTTGTttatgcgcaagaaggatggttccctttagatgtgcattgactatcaacagttaaataaggtaacggtcaagaacaaatatcctctcccaaggatagatgacttgtttgatcagttgcaagttgccaaattcttttctaagatagatcttcagtctaggtaccatcagcttaggattagggaggtggatatccctaagatgtcTTTTCACACTCGGCATGGGAACTTTGAATTGTTGGTGATATCATTTGGTTTAACAAATGCTTTGgcagtatttatggatttgatgaatagggttttcaggtagttcttggatctctttgttattgtgtttattgatgacattctagtttattctaagagtgaggtggatcattctaATTATCTTTGTGTGGTattacagaccttaaaggaaataccaagttctctaaatgtgagttttggctgaacgttgtgacttttcttggtcatattatttctagtgaggggatgaTGGTGGATACTCAAAAGGTGGCTCTGGTTAAAAGGAGatctagacccatgactctaactgatattcggagtttcttgggtttggctaggtattataggaggtttgtggaaagcttttcgaAGATAGCTTTTAGAAGCTTAatgataagctaacttcagctttGGTCTTGACATTGACGAAAGGcagtgaggggtttgtggtttatcgtgatgcatctcgggtaggtcttggttgtgtcttgatgcaatATGGAAAGGTAATTGCCCTTGCTTTCAGGAAATTGATggtacatgagaggaactatcctacttatgatttggagtttcttgcagtggtctttgctttaaaaatatggaggcattatctgtgTGGTgtacatgtggatatcttttctaatcataagagtctaccgTATGTATTCaatcagaaggagcttaatctctagtagaggagatggttggagattcttaaggactatgatataagactttgctatcacccaggtaaatctaacatgatttttgatgctcttagcagattgtccatagggagtttggcttatgtggagaaaggaaagcgggaactggtgaaggatattcaacgCTTGGCAAATCTTAAAGTTCGTCTCTTGGATTCCAAGGATTGTGGTGTGATGGTACAGAAAGTGGTTCAgccatctcttggtgcagagatcaatgTGAAGCAAGTGctaaatcctatcttgatgaaaatcaagagtgatgttggttggaaaaaggtaatggtatttgagatcagcgACGATAGTACTTTGCGGTACCaaaggaggttatgtgttccagatGTCGATGGTTtatgacaaaggattttggctgaggcgcatgaatcgcactatgttgttcatcctggtttgacaaaaatgtatcatgatctcaaggagatctatcgGTGTAAtgatattgtaatgccctaagtttgtaccccggacgctacacgatgcACATAATcccgaaggaacacaagctaacctatgaatggtacctactgcaataactaaatagtaatactgcaaatatgcaaaaattaggtggaaaatatgtcataaggttcaatactgaaataaaactgaacatggtataacaatactaaaactaaaacatctgtctgaaaatactctagtctgaaaaacctctcatctgtctgaaatgtggagttgatgagacaagtccccaactaactctggctattgaaataaaattgaaatgctaaaataataatcatgtcctcgaactatgaggactcaccactaactctgaatGCTGAAAATCTGTAACAGCTAGggatgatcgggagcccgtgcgtctgaacctatgatataagacatcatagcacaagagaaatgtatgcatcaatactttgaatgtgctggtatgctaagtgaggtaggctgaaatgcgtgggttcatatgaatgaacaatactgactaaatgacatgaatataactgaatgggagtacatgcatgaatacgtaaactataactgagatcgtgataacaatggatactgagtctaaatactaattaactaatatctgagtatactgatactgaattactgataactgaatgactatatttgatagtcttgattctgtgaaaccatactgagttccatactgaacggagtaactgtgtctgacagtcccgaatctataaaactgaaccgACTTctgtactgagactgaatctgactctgagaatgtgggaggtaatcatctaaccgacatgcccctttctaaagaGATTAGGGTCAAACccgtaaccccaattggaagggtgccaataccgtgccacgggtaaagataagttgttagttaaccctctctaataggaagctcttttgtcaaccctcactagcAGAAAAActtgaatgagatatatcaacccttataatatctgacaggaagatatctcaacctatgctggctacgtagtttttaaacacatggattgctactaaggctcaaacactctctactggcaggaatgcccccatccctggattaactcggtgctgaatcctactcctaactgaatagacactgaagtgatttctagttcatactaggcttgactaaactgtcactgattatactatctaactgaactggactgagttcactgagttccattgactgatgaaatactagtaaattctgttaactgacagaatttactgaggcctgaactaaatactgaactggactgagctgCTACTTAGTCtactatatttttttgtattctataactgactgagagtactactgatcgtgacatgactgatactattctgagactgaccatggctctaggtaatcagctaaattgtcgggtattaaatacccccaggactcgatagcataaattataagacatggaacaatcttgaaacatgataaataactacttgatcatcattcattcattgggacattctatcaaacacttgcatgacatgaacttgaatacatgctatcatgatataatttcattatttaattctcatgaacaactcatcaaacacttggaaggcattctatatgcacataatactaattaacacatgagcatcataatttcaaggatttaacatgaattcacatgatactacatacatgatagttttttttacataaatcGCAACTTAATCATGGACTAGAAATCCaataaatattataatcatgaatacacttgtaTCCAAATCATAGAAAGTACGAAATCAatctacttaaagtttaaaagagtttcttggactacaaggatggaaggaaccttggatgaacacttgacataccttggttgctaaattcttgaagattaatggtggaatcttaagccttgaatttgaaattcaatcacctagggtttttgttctttagcaatttgtaaaataatgagtgtatgttgcaattaaaaggctatactgaggtgaactcgggtaccaagacccttttggaatgccttccagaaataagaggtgaactgggcacctttatttgagataatggatagcggaacaccgtgcaatctgaccaacttctTGATATATAGTTTGGCATGGAAATATATGGCAATCATACAATATAAAGAAATGTAGACAGTTAAtaaaacggaaacatggtcaatctcttaATTTAACTGGACAATACAAAATGAAATTCATAACAATCAAAATACATGGCATCCGTCTGAAAAATGtctaacaatacaaaaataatatctatTTGAAATCTGAGACAAGGCCCTTAGTCGGACCATAATATAAAACCAAATAATAATATTCCATAACCAAGGCCTTCAAAAATAAGGAAGGCTCACCTACGGCACAATTCTGAAGGACAAATCTACTGCTTAGAGGGACCCCAGGACTGAGCCTCGGATCctaaaatataaggggtcaatacaaatgtactggtatgcagataaatccaaaaataaaatacatttttatgcaacataggtgagagtattttattaaaaaaatgtgtcatcttaaaacatttgaaaacacatgggcaatttgataaatttcaaaacactttcttgaaatcatgactctGCTCTTTATTTCTCTTATGAGCTAGACGGTACACCCTAAAATctataattccatgggctatataaaATCAATCCTTCACTCGATGGCCACCCCTCAATCCAAGTTTTTCACAAGGATTGGAATATCAATAAGGTGAGACATGCCAGACCACACAGCATTGTGCCATGATCCCCAAttaaatcaacatgtcatggtcgTGCACAAGACCAAAAATAAAGGCTAATAACCATAGTACCTAATTGGGATGGaataaatcaaggtacacaagaccacaaaTCATGGCACCATCaccccgtgtcggcaaatcatggtttcagcatagagtctttcaactcgtgctttcttcgggtaaccatctaaccctctttaagctcaGTTTAAAATCTCTCataagaaaatattcatcattCTTAAAAATCACTCTTTTTTAATTCTATGAAGGGCAATTCACAATGGGGTGTCATCATACCCGAACTTGCAAGTCATTTGTATCGTATCATTCCACAACCCTTCTCGTTCAAACAACTTATAATATTATACTTTAGGTTTTTCAATCAACTCAATCATTTGATCACCAAAAACATTTAAATGATGCAAGGGAGtccttattttaaaatatgttcaGACTTATGCAAAGACTCTCCCTTTTTAATATTTCAACACATGATGGTCAATTCCTTTATAACAATCCATGTAActctttcaattatcacattaaACATTTATGAATAAGAAAACACCTGCTCTTCAATTTCACAATCAATATCAAGTCTATAACAATAGTAAAACATTTATCTCATGCATCaaaacatgcaatttaacaacCCATAACATGTGAAATCAAGGGGTATCATAATAAAAGAGGGGTTTCATTATTCATGCTCTCGATATAAtctttgaaaatctgaaaatgcTTATGTATACATTATTATAACTCAATTATATAAAAAGGAGTTCAAGACAAACATTTACTTTTATCGAATAAGTTCATAATATATGCTATTTAAAATAATGTCAAAACACTATTTTGTAAACATGATTATATATCTTTAATCTTTATAAAAACCATATAAACTTATGCCCAAGGAATTTAGGATATTCCCACGTACCTTATGTTCCTTAGTTGAAGAATAgaaccctaaacttgacacattTCTTGGgaaatcttggattgaaaggcttgaattctttcTTTGAAGGAAACCATAATTTctccttgttcttgagagtggagaggtcTTGAGATGTTAAAAACTAATAGAAGATGAATTATAAATCTTAGGGTATGATTTAAATTCTTTGGGAAGGTTTTTGGGAAGGAAAAGTATAAAAATACCCCTGTTTGAGCAACTCATCCTCGACTGGCTGTTTGGGTTATGGATGTCATCTGGTTACCGGCCGCCACTCTAACCATATATTTATGTCAAGATATCGATCTTCTTACCTGAGGTTGATGGACAGGCTTTATGGGCCATCACTGGCTTGACAGTCCATCAGCCTGGCTGTCGCACCTCGATAGACTAACACCTCTCTGGAAAATAGTATATCTTTTTACCCTGATATTAGATTAAGATAAAACCAAtagagttgactcaaagaaatttcatttgatatatagtaggccctctaactcattatatacaaggagtaattttcgatggaagttgacctaagttgagacattcactaaaacttaatcgatagaaaagatTTCAACTCATCTTcgagttaggagatatttgtggCATCAATtaatattcaaaggtattcccacactatatactttatcatcacacatatattaacaaagaatcattgggtttggatccatacacataggaacgatggtttaaattatagcccaaaaatagtAGGGTGTTACATAACAATT is from Capsicum annuum cultivar UCD-10X-F1 chromosome 5, UCD10Xv1.1, whole genome shotgun sequence and encodes:
- the LOC124898490 gene encoding uncharacterized protein LOC124898490 produces the protein MDISRLIVYMQQVENEKREQAKFRNRQVRGTGFMTKEVHCRKLVRMEANGRKTCKGVLVPSLLLVRLTRSSRVIDVSKVVISSWHRVPNLKDRCFKYGQLGHLLRNCLANKVAMGENKVLVALSAALAPSGVASASITTPCSNVGLKRLYALAYRQESEASHNIITGTLQLFSRDMFFLLDPGSTLSYIVGPARLSLGSLVNQLQSGGVVL